A single Tachypleus tridentatus isolate NWPU-2018 chromosome 9, ASM421037v1, whole genome shotgun sequence DNA region contains:
- the LOC143226184 gene encoding dynein axonemal assembly factor 19 isoform X1, which yields MQQGFETMAAVDDDSIDFNQLEAELHAAVEADAKYWRENDAKFRAINQRVASYDEFRDMVKAAHLKPLQRDDKINGIPKKVWNSFATNRVKSAQQNQCPCAQLSKQPCELKTPFTSQEFEKIWHRHLTSTQDRYSFLKKLGGETLGQIFHAEIGFGLLGEILVTLIEFEDTVEDFCLVVEVLSGLSKAKRFGLTLQFLTTEEKAECKRLFQLMWHSMSDKQQDLAENGITELTLQDLMKVYEVEAK from the exons GGTTTTGAAACCATGGCAGCTGTAGATGATGATTCAATTGACTTCAACCAGTTAGAAGCAGAACTGCATGCAGCAGTAGAAGCAGATGCTAAATACTGGAGAGAAAATGATGCCAAATTTAGAGCAATCAATCAGAGAGTTGCATCATATGATGAATTCAG AGACATGGTTAAGGCAGCTCACTTGAAACCTTTGCAAAGGGATGACAAAATTAATGGTATACCCAAGAAAGTTTGGAATAGTTTTGCAACTAATAGAGTGAAAAGTGCCCAACAGAATCAGTGTCCATGTGCTCAGCTTTCAAAGCAG CCCTGTGAACTTAAGACACCGTTTACCAGCCAAGAATTTGAAAAGATTTGGCACCGTCACCTGACAAGCACTCAAGACCGTTACAGCTTTTTAAAGAAGTTAGGAGGTGAAACATTAGGTCAAATATTCCATGCTGAAATAGGCTTTGGTCTTCTTGGTGAAATTTTGGTAACTTTGATTGAGTTTGAAGACACTGTTGAAGACTTCTGTTTGGTGGTAGAAGTGTTAAGTGGACTCAGTAAAGCCAAAAGATTTGGACTGACTTTGCAGTTCTTAACCACTGAAGAAAAAGCAGAGTGTAAACGACTTTTTCAACTAATGTGGCACAGTATGTCAGACAAACAGCAAGACTTAGCAGAAAATGGAATCACAGAACTCACTCTCCAAGATTTAATGAAAGTCTATGAGGTAGAAGCAAAGTGA
- the LOC143226184 gene encoding dynein axonemal assembly factor 19 isoform X2, whose translation MAAVDDDSIDFNQLEAELHAAVEADAKYWRENDAKFRAINQRVASYDEFRDMVKAAHLKPLQRDDKINGIPKKVWNSFATNRVKSAQQNQCPCAQLSKQPCELKTPFTSQEFEKIWHRHLTSTQDRYSFLKKLGGETLGQIFHAEIGFGLLGEILVTLIEFEDTVEDFCLVVEVLSGLSKAKRFGLTLQFLTTEEKAECKRLFQLMWHSMSDKQQDLAENGITELTLQDLMKVYEVEAK comes from the exons ATGGCAGCTGTAGATGATGATTCAATTGACTTCAACCAGTTAGAAGCAGAACTGCATGCAGCAGTAGAAGCAGATGCTAAATACTGGAGAGAAAATGATGCCAAATTTAGAGCAATCAATCAGAGAGTTGCATCATATGATGAATTCAG AGACATGGTTAAGGCAGCTCACTTGAAACCTTTGCAAAGGGATGACAAAATTAATGGTATACCCAAGAAAGTTTGGAATAGTTTTGCAACTAATAGAGTGAAAAGTGCCCAACAGAATCAGTGTCCATGTGCTCAGCTTTCAAAGCAG CCCTGTGAACTTAAGACACCGTTTACCAGCCAAGAATTTGAAAAGATTTGGCACCGTCACCTGACAAGCACTCAAGACCGTTACAGCTTTTTAAAGAAGTTAGGAGGTGAAACATTAGGTCAAATATTCCATGCTGAAATAGGCTTTGGTCTTCTTGGTGAAATTTTGGTAACTTTGATTGAGTTTGAAGACACTGTTGAAGACTTCTGTTTGGTGGTAGAAGTGTTAAGTGGACTCAGTAAAGCCAAAAGATTTGGACTGACTTTGCAGTTCTTAACCACTGAAGAAAAAGCAGAGTGTAAACGACTTTTTCAACTAATGTGGCACAGTATGTCAGACAAACAGCAAGACTTAGCAGAAAATGGAATCACAGAACTCACTCTCCAAGATTTAATGAAAGTCTATGAGGTAGAAGCAAAGTGA